One Streptomyces sp. ML-6 DNA segment encodes these proteins:
- a CDS encoding response regulator transcription factor has protein sequence MIRVLLVDDQPLIRSGFRALLDLEDDIEVVAEAADGEEGLELAREHLPDIALIDIQMPVVDGIEATRRIAADPALAQVRVVVLTNYGMDEYVFDALRAGAAGFLVKDIVPDDLLHAVRVAARGDALLAPSITRKLIDRYISQPLDTGAEAGLEELTSREREAVALVARGLSNDQIADRMVISPLTAKTHINRAMAKLHARDRAQLVILAYESGLVAPRNS, from the coding sequence ATGATCCGCGTCCTGCTGGTCGACGACCAGCCACTCATCCGCAGCGGATTCCGCGCACTCCTCGACCTCGAGGACGACATCGAGGTGGTCGCCGAGGCCGCCGACGGCGAGGAGGGCCTGGAGCTCGCCAGGGAACACCTGCCCGACATCGCGCTCATCGACATCCAGATGCCGGTGGTCGACGGCATCGAGGCAACCCGGCGCATCGCCGCGGACCCGGCCCTGGCCCAGGTGCGCGTCGTCGTCCTGACCAACTACGGCATGGACGAGTACGTCTTCGACGCGCTGCGCGCCGGCGCCGCCGGATTCCTCGTCAAGGACATCGTCCCGGACGACCTCCTGCACGCCGTCCGGGTGGCCGCACGCGGCGACGCCCTGCTCGCCCCCTCGATCACCCGCAAGCTGATCGACAGGTACATCTCCCAGCCGCTCGACACCGGTGCCGAGGCCGGGCTGGAAGAGCTGACCAGTCGCGAACGCGAGGCGGTCGCCCTGGTCGCGCGGGGCCTGTCCAACGACCAGATCGCCGACCGCATGGTGATCAGCCCCCTGACCGCGAAAACTCACATCAACCGGGCCATGGCCAAGCTCCACGCCCGTGACCGCGCCCAACTCGTGATCCTCGCCTACGAATCCGGCCTGGTCGCCCCGCGCAACTCCTGA
- a CDS encoding response regulator transcription factor, with product MRIVIAEDDPLLREGLALLLRAESFDVVAKAGTADEALGAIDTHRPDVAILDVRMPPTHTDEGIRTAIEARRRHPGLAVLVLSAYVEQTFATELLTGGISGIGYLLKERVGRVEEFLDALRRVVAGGIAVDPEVVAQLFTRSHQNTRLERLSPRERDVLALMAEGLGNSAIAERLVVTDGAIHKHIRSIFAKLDLVPTQQVDRRVAAVLHYLEDTRRRA from the coding sequence ATGCGGATCGTGATAGCGGAGGACGACCCGTTGCTGCGCGAGGGCCTCGCTCTCCTGCTGCGCGCGGAGTCGTTCGACGTGGTGGCCAAGGCCGGAACGGCCGACGAGGCGCTGGGCGCCATCGACACGCACCGGCCCGATGTCGCCATCCTCGACGTGCGAATGCCGCCCACCCACACGGACGAAGGCATCCGCACCGCCATCGAGGCCCGGCGCCGGCACCCCGGTCTCGCCGTCCTCGTCCTCTCCGCATACGTCGAGCAGACTTTCGCCACCGAACTGCTCACCGGCGGCATCAGCGGCATCGGCTACCTCCTCAAGGAACGTGTCGGACGGGTCGAAGAGTTCCTCGACGCACTGCGACGGGTCGTGGCCGGCGGTATCGCCGTCGACCCCGAAGTCGTCGCGCAGCTGTTCACACGCTCACACCAAAACACCCGGCTGGAACGCCTCAGCCCACGTGAGCGTGACGTACTCGCGCTGATGGCTGAGGGGTTGGGCAACAGCGCCATCGCCGAACGGCTCGTCGTCACCGACGGCGCCATCCACAAACACATCCGCAGCATCTTCGCCAAGCTCGACCTCGTGCCCACCCAACAGGTCGACCGGCGCGTCGCCGCCGTACTCCACTACCTCGAGGACACTCGCCGCCGGGCCTGA
- a CDS encoding sensor histidine kinase → MGQLVSGFGTALLALVVLGRLVLTAAACLVGVGLLAAPAGLRALHALAGQERDRLNHHGAEVVAPDPPPTQLRLALADATTHREAGWLVTHATLGLFLGLLGIVLPIAAVRDTAFPLLWPFAPADATSTALGFGTAESWLDAAAVCLLGVGWIAIILGLGPSLARLQAWPGARLLTAGPDTDLSLRIIELTATRAAALDAHAAELRRIERSLHDGTQNRIVTVTVLLGAARRMVARDPAGADELLERAQSAAEQALAELRTVARGILPPVLADRGLADALSGLAAHCAVPCRTDALLPERCASSVEATAYFVTAEALTNIAKHSGATQATVTVRSRGGRLLLRIEDDGRGGADEKGGSGLTGIRRRVAAHDGTLRLTSPLGGPTTLEVNLPCGS, encoded by the coding sequence CTGGGACAGCTCGTGAGCGGCTTCGGTACCGCCCTGCTCGCGCTGGTAGTCCTCGGCCGGCTCGTCCTGACGGCCGCGGCCTGCCTGGTGGGCGTCGGCCTGCTCGCCGCGCCGGCCGGGCTGCGCGCCCTGCACGCGCTGGCCGGTCAGGAGCGCGACCGGCTCAACCACCACGGTGCCGAGGTCGTCGCCCCGGACCCGCCGCCCACCCAACTGCGCCTCGCCCTCGCCGATGCCACCACCCACCGCGAGGCCGGCTGGCTGGTGACGCACGCCACGCTCGGCCTGTTCCTCGGCCTGCTGGGCATTGTGCTGCCGATCGCTGCTGTCCGCGACACCGCCTTCCCGCTGCTGTGGCCGTTCGCGCCTGCGGATGCCACCAGCACCGCCTTGGGGTTCGGAACCGCGGAATCCTGGCTGGACGCCGCCGCAGTGTGCCTGCTCGGTGTGGGCTGGATCGCCATCATCCTCGGTCTGGGCCCCAGCCTGGCCCGGCTTCAGGCCTGGCCCGGTGCGCGTCTCCTGACGGCCGGACCGGACACCGATCTCTCCCTGCGCATCATCGAGTTGACCGCGACCCGGGCCGCCGCGCTGGACGCCCACGCGGCCGAACTGCGCCGTATCGAACGTTCCCTCCATGACGGTACCCAGAACCGCATCGTCACCGTCACCGTGCTGCTCGGCGCCGCCCGCCGTATGGTGGCCCGCGACCCGGCCGGCGCCGACGAACTGCTCGAACGCGCCCAGTCCGCCGCCGAACAGGCGCTGGCCGAATTGCGGACCGTCGCCCGCGGCATCCTGCCGCCCGTGCTCGCCGACCGCGGCCTGGCCGACGCGCTCTCCGGGCTGGCCGCACACTGCGCGGTGCCCTGCCGGACCGACGCCCTTCTGCCGGAGCGGTGCGCCTCCTCCGTCGAGGCGACCGCCTACTTCGTGACGGCCGAAGCCCTCACCAACATCGCCAAGCACAGCGGCGCCACCCAGGCCACCGTCACCGTCCGAAGCCGGGGCGGCCGGCTCCTGTTGCGCATCGAGGACGACGGCCGGGGCGGCGCCGACGAGAAGGGCGGCTCCGGCCTCACCGGCATCCGCCGCCGCGTCGCGGCCCATGACGGAACTCTTCGTCTGACCAGTCCGCTCGGCGGACCGACAACCCTTGAGGTGAATCTTCCATGCGGATCGTGA
- a CDS encoding serine/threonine-protein kinase → MFEPLGPGDPAEISGYTLRGKLGEGGMGSVYLSHTRGGQPVALKVIRREFAQDPEFLRRFAREVQAAHRVQGAYTAAVLDSSVDGQQPWMASAYVPGPSLADAVLTHGPLPLRTVLLLTAGVAEALQSIHAADVVHRDLKPSNVLLAADGPRVIDFGIARSAEATALTGTDVRLGTPAYMSPEQAEGKPATSALDIFALGLIAYFASTGGHAFGEGDGHALLYRIVTRQPDLAACPEPLRPLIARCLAKEPGKRPVPSEIIEECHRVAAAKGMTLARGEGWWRPVTAAEDSTAPAGSVSSAQPSCEPTAPEAPQAYEPEPPQAYEPNALDPRMYFAQQAAPARFVPQPSARHSGRSGGPVAVPAVAGESDGSERAGMTPSDGSLHRLIGCLHRLFDGRHRRVATAAAAALVLLVIVTGLLTGLGVLKDQ, encoded by the coding sequence ATGTTCGAGCCTTTGGGGCCGGGGGATCCGGCCGAGATCTCGGGTTACACGCTGCGTGGAAAGCTCGGCGAAGGAGGGATGGGCAGCGTCTATCTGTCCCACACCCGAGGCGGGCAGCCCGTTGCCCTGAAGGTGATTCGGCGTGAGTTCGCGCAGGACCCCGAATTCCTGCGGCGTTTCGCCCGCGAGGTGCAGGCGGCACACCGGGTGCAGGGGGCGTACACCGCCGCAGTGCTCGACAGCAGCGTCGACGGGCAGCAGCCGTGGATGGCCAGCGCGTACGTCCCCGGCCCTTCGCTGGCGGACGCCGTGCTCACGCACGGGCCGCTGCCGTTGCGGACCGTACTGCTGCTGACCGCGGGTGTGGCCGAGGCGCTCCAGTCCATTCACGCGGCCGACGTGGTGCACCGCGATCTGAAACCGTCGAACGTGCTGCTCGCTGCGGATGGCCCCCGTGTCATCGACTTCGGCATTGCACGGTCCGCCGAGGCGACGGCGCTGACCGGCACCGACGTGCGCCTGGGCACACCCGCGTACATGTCGCCGGAACAGGCGGAGGGCAAACCCGCGACATCGGCACTCGACATCTTCGCGCTCGGTCTCATCGCATATTTCGCGTCAACCGGTGGGCATGCGTTCGGCGAGGGCGACGGGCACGCCCTGCTGTACCGGATCGTGACCCGGCAGCCGGACCTGGCCGCGTGTCCCGAGCCGCTGCGTCCCCTGATCGCGCGCTGTCTGGCCAAGGAACCGGGGAAGCGGCCCGTGCCCTCCGAAATCATCGAAGAATGCCACAGGGTCGCGGCGGCGAAGGGCATGACACTGGCCCGCGGCGAGGGTTGGTGGCGCCCGGTCACGGCGGCCGAGGATTCGACGGCACCGGCCGGGTCCGTATCATCGGCGCAGCCGTCGTGCGAGCCGACCGCCCCGGAGGCACCGCAGGCGTACGAACCTGAGCCACCGCAGGCGTACGAACCGAACGCGCTCGATCCACGGATGTATTTCGCGCAGCAGGCAGCACCCGCCCGGTTCGTCCCACAGCCATCGGCCCGGCACTCGGGCAGGAGCGGCGGCCCCGTTGCAGTTCCCGCGGTGGCCGGGGAAAGCGACGGCTCCGAACGGGCCGGCATGACTCCGTCCGATGGCAGCCTGCACCGCCTGATCGGCTGCCTGCACCGCCTGTTCGACGGTCGGCACCGCCGGGTGGCAACGGCTGCGGCAGCAGCACTGGTGCTTCTCGTGATCGTCACCGGGCTGCTGACCGGGTTGGGGGTCCTGAAGGACCAGTAG
- a CDS encoding ABC transporter ATP-binding protein, whose product MSVPLPTDAVRLERVSKTYGGDQPVTALAEVDVRFLRGTMTAVMGPSGSGKSTLLHCAAGLDRPTSGRVMIGTTDLSSMSEKRLTELRRDRIGFVFQAFNLVGALTVEQNILLPSRLSGRRPDPAWLAEVIERVGLGHRLGHRPAELSGGQQQRVAIARALVTRPEVIFCDEPTGALDTQTAAEVLALLRSMVDRAGQTVVMVTHAPVAASYANRVMVLADGRIMRDMPQPGVQRIAEQPATLDRRQQQPVASREG is encoded by the coding sequence ATGTCAGTGCCCTTGCCCACCGACGCCGTCCGCCTTGAGCGGGTCAGCAAGACCTATGGAGGTGATCAACCCGTCACGGCGCTGGCCGAGGTGGATGTCCGGTTCCTCCGCGGGACGATGACGGCGGTGATGGGACCGTCCGGTTCCGGGAAGAGCACCCTGTTGCACTGCGCGGCCGGACTGGACCGGCCCACCTCGGGTCGTGTCATGATCGGCACCACCGATCTGTCGTCGATGTCGGAGAAGCGGCTGACCGAGCTGCGCCGTGACCGGATCGGCTTCGTCTTTCAGGCGTTCAACCTGGTCGGCGCGCTCACCGTGGAACAGAACATCCTGCTGCCTTCCCGGCTGTCCGGCAGGCGCCCGGACCCGGCGTGGCTCGCGGAGGTGATCGAACGGGTCGGGCTGGGCCACCGGCTCGGGCACCGCCCGGCGGAACTGTCCGGCGGCCAGCAGCAGCGGGTGGCGATCGCCCGGGCGCTGGTCACCCGACCCGAGGTGATCTTCTGCGACGAGCCGACCGGGGCACTCGACACGCAGACAGCCGCCGAGGTGCTGGCTCTGTTGCGGTCGATGGTCGACCGGGCCGGGCAGACAGTGGTCATGGTGACCCACGCCCCGGTCGCCGCGTCGTACGCCAACCGCGTCATGGTGCTGGCCGACGGCCGGATCATGCGGGACATGCCGCAGCCGGGCGTCCAGCGGATCGCCGAACAGCCGGCGACGCTCGACCGCCGTCAGCAGCAGCCCGTCGCGAGCCGGGAGGGCTGA
- a CDS encoding FtsX-like permease family protein codes for MLGLAAQMLRYRKGTFIATFIALATGVVILTVCGVLVESGLRYNGETGRYGAAFAVVAKHELTVQGPERFGERETSTVTLPERGGVPESLVDKVAAVPGVARAVGDRTIAVAAVAAPKMPVTGHGWGSTALTPYEVVSGTAPRGEDEVAVDRRLATAGKLRPGSTTTLLVGGAVRQVRVSGVVGTSGAHGPQAVVFFTDVQAARLHPRPGLVDAIGVLPAKGADRAAVTATVKRIAGGTGTKVYTGDERGLAEQPEAAAARSFTVEAGSAFGGYAALITGFVVAATVGLSVRHRRRDFALLRAVAATPGQVRMLILGEVGMLSLLAAVVGVPLGLLAGLRLRTELVTRGFVPETFTMNGGVLAAPAVAAAVTTVALLSGWIAARRTTRIRPTEALGEAAVEPTPGGKVRIISGVALLGVAFALIALAGSTGGQAAMGSAVGMLCTFVLAVALLAPWINRAAAVALAPVLRTVFGDSGYLAAANLRANARGMVAVLTALVLSVGFGGTIWFLQDNLERQTVIQSKEGTIAQHALVGGAGLPAEATTRARQIPGVLAATGVRRTSVLVPFMDEAMAVVAQGIDPQDASRTMDLKVTSGNLDGLRGRDTVAVSSSQADTSGWKVGSTAKLWLGDGTPVALKVVAVYGRGFGFGDVTLTDETLAGHTATGLDDHVLIRSTPGADVGPALTKLAGAYPGSTVTGTDQFTGEPAEDLAISSWLNRLLVAVLVGYAVLAAANTLIMAALARGRELSLLRLVGVTRRQVKRMASAEQAALLGVALTIGVAVAAVTLSSIVNAVAGQPVPYVPALGLVAIIGGTAALALVSTVIPVGRLLRTPPVEGMGIRE; via the coding sequence GTGCTCGGACTCGCCGCACAGATGCTGCGGTACCGCAAGGGCACTTTCATCGCGACGTTCATCGCGCTCGCCACCGGGGTCGTGATCCTTACGGTGTGCGGGGTGCTCGTGGAGTCGGGACTGCGGTACAACGGGGAGACGGGGCGGTACGGCGCGGCATTCGCCGTCGTCGCCAAGCACGAGCTCACGGTGCAGGGGCCGGAACGGTTCGGTGAGCGCGAGACCAGCACGGTGACGCTGCCCGAGCGCGGTGGCGTCCCGGAGTCACTGGTCGACAAGGTCGCCGCGGTCCCTGGCGTGGCTCGGGCGGTGGGAGACCGGACGATCGCCGTCGCGGCGGTGGCCGCGCCGAAGATGCCGGTCACGGGCCACGGCTGGGGAAGCACGGCGCTCACCCCCTACGAGGTGGTGTCCGGCACCGCGCCGCGGGGCGAGGACGAGGTCGCCGTGGACCGGCGGCTCGCAACGGCGGGGAAGCTGCGTCCCGGCAGCACCACGACGCTGCTCGTCGGCGGTGCCGTTCGGCAGGTCCGGGTGAGCGGCGTCGTCGGGACGTCCGGCGCGCACGGGCCGCAGGCGGTTGTGTTCTTCACCGACGTACAGGCGGCCCGGCTCCATCCCCGTCCCGGTCTTGTCGACGCGATCGGTGTGCTTCCCGCGAAGGGCGCCGACCGGGCGGCCGTCACCGCTACGGTGAAGCGCATCGCGGGCGGCACCGGGACGAAGGTTTACACGGGTGACGAGCGGGGGCTGGCCGAACAGCCCGAGGCGGCGGCCGCCAGGAGCTTCACCGTGGAGGCCGGCAGCGCGTTCGGCGGCTACGCCGCGCTGATCACCGGTTTCGTGGTCGCCGCGACGGTCGGTCTGTCGGTGCGGCACCGCCGCCGCGACTTCGCCCTGTTGCGGGCGGTCGCGGCGACCCCCGGCCAGGTGCGGATGCTGATCCTCGGCGAGGTGGGCATGCTCAGCCTGCTCGCAGCGGTGGTGGGTGTCCCGCTCGGCCTGCTCGCCGGGCTCCGGCTCAGGACCGAGCTGGTGACGCGCGGGTTCGTCCCGGAGACGTTCACCATGAACGGCGGGGTCCTGGCCGCTCCGGCGGTGGCCGCTGCGGTAACCACTGTCGCGTTGCTTTCCGGCTGGATCGCCGCCCGGCGTACCACCCGCATCCGTCCCACCGAGGCGCTCGGCGAGGCCGCCGTGGAGCCGACGCCGGGCGGCAAGGTCCGGATCATATCCGGCGTGGCGCTCCTCGGCGTCGCGTTCGCGCTGATCGCCCTCGCCGGCAGCACCGGCGGCCAGGCCGCCATGGGCTCCGCGGTGGGCATGCTGTGCACGTTCGTTCTGGCTGTCGCGCTGCTCGCCCCGTGGATCAACCGGGCCGCCGCCGTGGCGCTCGCCCCGGTTCTGCGGACGGTGTTCGGCGACAGCGGGTACTTGGCCGCCGCGAACCTGCGGGCGAACGCGCGCGGCATGGTCGCCGTCCTGACGGCGCTGGTGCTCTCCGTGGGGTTCGGCGGCACCATCTGGTTCCTGCAGGACAACCTGGAACGCCAGACTGTGATCCAGAGCAAGGAGGGCACGATCGCCCAGCACGCGCTGGTCGGCGGCGCGGGCCTGCCCGCCGAGGCGACCACGCGGGCCCGGCAGATCCCCGGGGTGCTCGCCGCGACCGGGGTCCGTCGTACCTCGGTGCTCGTGCCCTTCATGGACGAGGCGATGGCGGTGGTCGCGCAAGGCATCGATCCCCAGGACGCGAGCAGGACCATGGACCTGAAGGTGACGTCCGGGAACCTGGACGGCCTGCGGGGCCGCGACACGGTGGCGGTCTCCTCGTCCCAGGCGGACACTTCGGGCTGGAAGGTCGGCAGCACGGCCAAGCTTTGGCTCGGGGACGGCACACCGGTCGCCCTGAAGGTCGTCGCCGTCTACGGCCGGGGCTTCGGGTTCGGCGACGTCACACTGACCGACGAAACGCTCGCCGGACACACCGCGACCGGCCTGGACGACCACGTGCTGATCCGCAGTACGCCGGGCGCCGACGTGGGGCCGGCCCTGACGAAGCTCGCGGGCGCGTACCCGGGGAGCACCGTGACCGGCACCGACCAGTTCACCGGTGAGCCGGCCGAGGACCTGGCGATCAGCTCCTGGCTCAATCGGCTGCTGGTCGCCGTGCTGGTCGGGTACGCGGTGCTCGCGGCCGCCAACACGCTCATCATGGCCGCGCTGGCCCGGGGCCGGGAGCTGTCGCTGCTGCGTCTGGTCGGGGTGACCCGCCGCCAGGTGAAGCGGATGGCGAGCGCGGAGCAGGCCGCTCTGCTGGGCGTGGCGCTCACGATCGGCGTCGCGGTCGCGGCGGTCACGCTGTCCTCGATCGTCAACGCCGTCGCGGGGCAGCCCGTCCCGTACGTTCCGGCGCTGGGCCTGGTTGCCATCATCGGCGGCACGGCCGCGCTCGCGCTGGTCTCCACGGTCATCCCGGTCGGGCGGCTCCTCCGCACCCCGCCGGTCGAGGGAATGGGCATCCGCGAATAG
- a CDS encoding SDR family NAD(P)-dependent oxidoreductase, whose protein sequence is MSPVSSTLLWDVHRLPRADGRVFLVTGGNAGIGYFVAEQLSATGATVVLGSRNPAKAGAATASIRARVPGARVRAVRLDLADLSSLETVVESLEVERLDAVVHNAGVALDEPPRRRTGDGHELMFGTNHLGHFALTRWLMPLLSAAPAARVVTMGSFAAKSERLDLDDLQSRKDYRPKRTYGRSKLAQMCFGVELDRRLHAVGSTVASVVVHPGGALDSLTPSRPPVHVRTVGARLSAAPAALFVQGKHAGAWPAVRAVLDPAVRGGQLWGPRVFRLRGEPRREPVWNHLADSSVAARLWDASCDLTGVDPGTVLR, encoded by the coding sequence ATGTCACCCGTGTCCTCCACCCTGTTGTGGGACGTCCATCGGCTGCCGCGTGCCGATGGCCGTGTCTTCCTGGTCACCGGCGGCAACGCCGGCATCGGGTACTTCGTCGCGGAGCAGTTGTCGGCGACCGGGGCCACTGTCGTGCTCGGCAGCCGGAACCCCGCCAAGGCCGGGGCCGCCACGGCCTCGATCCGTGCACGGGTCCCCGGGGCGCGGGTGCGGGCCGTGCGTCTGGACCTCGCCGATCTCTCGTCGCTCGAAACAGTGGTGGAATCACTGGAGGTGGAACGCCTCGACGCAGTGGTTCACAATGCCGGCGTCGCGCTCGACGAACCACCCCGCAGGCGGACCGGCGACGGACACGAGCTCATGTTCGGCACGAACCACCTCGGGCACTTCGCGTTGACCCGGTGGCTGATGCCGCTGCTGTCGGCCGCGCCCGCGGCCCGGGTTGTGACCATGGGCAGCTTCGCGGCGAAGTCCGAGCGGCTGGATCTGGACGACCTGCAGTCCCGGAAGGACTACCGGCCCAAGCGTACCTACGGCCGCTCCAAGCTGGCGCAGATGTGCTTCGGCGTCGAACTCGACCGCCGCCTGCACGCTGTCGGCAGCACGGTGGCGAGCGTGGTGGTTCATCCCGGTGGCGCGCTGGACTCCCTTACCCCGTCCCGGCCGCCGGTCCATGTGCGGACCGTCGGCGCACGGCTGAGCGCGGCACCCGCGGCTCTCTTCGTTCAGGGCAAGCACGCCGGTGCATGGCCCGCAGTCCGGGCCGTGCTCGACCCGGCCGTGCGCGGAGGCCAGTTGTGGGGGCCACGCGTCTTCCGTCTGCGTGGCGAGCCCCGACGCGAACCTGTGTGGAACCACCTTGCCGACAGCTCTGTCGCGGCCCGATTGTGGGACGCAAGCTGTGATCTGACCGGCGTCGACCCCGGCACCGTCCTCAGGTAG
- a CDS encoding ADP-ribosyltransferase domain-containing protein: protein MSDVDVTAAGDAGSPTGDPLGLADLFTGGGEPWLPLLKPVIEAQPGAADFIGPKRSPEVVPVRELTFQALKPHPPEKWKVVAFGQNPYPRAESATGIAMFDNTFNDWKDSQFGRVVSIRCLIKAAAMWKYGIVKKTPIAEVRALLKKQDTVQPPEWFQAMLTQGVLLLNASLTASADGAMATDRHTSFWRPVAEQIVEEILRAKQDAVEEDDRGVVFAWWGAHARSLKRVVQRLEKKYPGVEVRHLDHANPAAQGDLFCEGDHFAQVNDALAAVGAEPVDWLPQKGWDQGPGGADGPEDGGVAQRMGAFIASTMELHQLYLERLTSVKDEGLVLPPVTGVFDTPLMDFRKAVEPVSQVLGNLDRHIDLSSRFGETKAAAEATSAGAPSGDLVSALSADAISALYLYTCESGFYRELNAVLRSSDRERVVPYLPYLRLLFSAMEALPVQTRPLWRGVALDLRSQYPLGRTVTWWGVSSCTSELGVARAFLGGRGRRTLFEVTPARAVGIRRFSAFTGEEEYILAPGTQLKVTGVKAERGGLCTVQLTELEGAGLVS, encoded by the coding sequence GTGAGTGATGTCGACGTGACGGCCGCGGGCGATGCCGGTTCCCCGACCGGGGATCCGCTGGGACTGGCCGACCTGTTCACCGGTGGCGGCGAGCCGTGGCTGCCGCTGCTCAAACCGGTGATCGAAGCGCAGCCGGGAGCCGCCGACTTCATCGGCCCGAAGCGCAGCCCGGAGGTCGTTCCGGTGCGCGAGCTGACGTTCCAGGCGTTGAAGCCGCATCCGCCGGAGAAGTGGAAGGTGGTCGCCTTCGGGCAGAACCCCTATCCGCGGGCGGAGAGCGCGACGGGCATCGCGATGTTCGACAACACCTTCAACGACTGGAAGGACAGTCAGTTCGGCCGGGTCGTGAGCATCCGCTGCCTCATCAAGGCGGCTGCGATGTGGAAGTACGGCATCGTCAAGAAGACCCCGATCGCCGAGGTCCGCGCCCTGCTGAAGAAACAGGACACGGTTCAGCCGCCCGAGTGGTTCCAGGCGATGCTCACCCAGGGCGTGCTGCTGCTGAACGCGTCCCTCACGGCGAGCGCGGACGGGGCGATGGCCACCGATCGGCACACGTCGTTCTGGCGCCCCGTGGCCGAGCAGATCGTCGAGGAGATCCTCCGGGCGAAGCAGGACGCGGTGGAGGAGGACGACCGGGGGGTGGTGTTCGCCTGGTGGGGCGCGCACGCCCGGAGTCTGAAGAGGGTCGTCCAGCGGCTGGAGAAGAAGTACCCAGGAGTGGAGGTCCGTCACCTGGACCACGCCAATCCTGCCGCGCAGGGGGATCTTTTCTGCGAGGGCGACCACTTCGCCCAGGTGAACGACGCCCTGGCGGCGGTGGGGGCCGAGCCGGTCGACTGGCTGCCGCAGAAGGGCTGGGACCAGGGGCCGGGCGGGGCCGACGGGCCGGAGGACGGTGGTGTCGCGCAGCGGATGGGGGCGTTCATCGCGTCCACGATGGAGTTGCACCAGCTGTATCTGGAGCGACTCACCAGCGTCAAGGACGAGGGTCTCGTCCTGCCGCCCGTCACCGGGGTGTTCGACACGCCGCTGATGGACTTCCGGAAGGCCGTCGAGCCGGTCTCGCAGGTGCTCGGAAACCTGGACCGGCACATCGATCTGTCGAGCCGTTTCGGGGAGACGAAGGCCGCCGCGGAGGCGACGTCCGCGGGCGCGCCGTCCGGGGACCTCGTGAGTGCTTTGTCGGCCGATGCGATTTCGGCTCTCTACCTGTACACGTGCGAGTCGGGCTTCTACCGCGAGCTCAACGCCGTGCTGCGCTCGTCGGACCGCGAGCGCGTGGTGCCGTACCTGCCGTACCTGCGGTTGCTGTTCTCGGCGATGGAGGCGCTGCCGGTGCAGACGCGGCCGCTGTGGCGTGGGGTGGCGCTGGACCTGCGGTCCCAGTACCCGCTGGGGCGGACGGTGACGTGGTGGGGCGTGTCGTCGTGCACGTCCGAACTGGGTGTGGCCCGCGCGTTCCTCGGCGGGCGCGGCCGGCGGACGCTGTTCGAGGTGACACCCGCGCGGGCGGTGGGGATCCGGCGATTCTCCGCATTCACGGGTGAGGAGGAGTACATTCTCGCGCCGGGGACGCAGCTGAAGGTGACAGGGGTGAAGGCCGAGCGCGGGGGGCTGTGCACCGTGCAGCTGACCGAGCTGGAGGGGGCCGGCCTGGTGTCGTGA
- a CDS encoding macro domain-containing protein, with protein sequence MGIRHALSVVLVDVNDGVVRAWRSAFADTPEVEIRRGSLLDVDADAWVSPTNERGRMDGGVDAVVKRYLGAGIQVRVQRAIRDRFGGRLPVGSAVCVPSGADIPRYLISTPTMRQSSQNISDTMNVALACAAAFQAVHLQNRAKPGSIRSVALVGMGAQTGQVPAKVCANLMWTGYTLFHDHGFTDYDELRTAVLGQLDDIEGAGSVRRVRINVPQRPSFRH encoded by the coding sequence GTGGGTATCAGGCATGCGTTGAGCGTCGTCCTGGTCGACGTCAACGACGGGGTGGTGAGGGCCTGGCGGTCCGCGTTCGCGGATACGCCGGAGGTCGAGATCAGGCGGGGTTCTCTGCTCGATGTGGATGCCGACGCCTGGGTCTCTCCCACCAACGAGCGCGGCCGGATGGACGGTGGGGTCGACGCCGTCGTCAAGCGGTACCTCGGTGCGGGCATCCAGGTGCGGGTGCAGCGGGCGATCCGCGACCGGTTCGGCGGACGGCTGCCGGTGGGCAGCGCGGTGTGCGTGCCGTCCGGGGCGGACATACCCCGGTACCTGATCTCGACGCCCACCATGCGCCAGTCGTCGCAGAACATCAGCGACACGATGAACGTGGCCCTGGCCTGCGCGGCCGCTTTCCAGGCGGTGCATCTGCAGAACCGGGCGAAGCCGGGCAGCATCCGGTCGGTGGCCCTCGTCGGGATGGGCGCGCAGACCGGGCAGGTGCCCGCGAAGGTGTGCGCCAACTTGATGTGGACGGGCTATACCCTCTTCCACGACCACGGTTTCACGGACTACGACGAGTTGCGGACCGCCGTGCTGGGGCAGCTCGACGACATCGAGGGAGCGGGGTCCGTGCGGCGGGTCCGGATCAACGTGCCGCAGCGGCCTTCCTTTCGTCACTGA